From the Primulina tabacum isolate GXHZ01 chromosome 15, ASM2559414v2, whole genome shotgun sequence genome, one window contains:
- the LOC142528094 gene encoding elongation factor 2-like isoform X1 has translation MVKFTAEELRRIMDYKHNIRNMSVIAHVDHGKSTLTDSLVAAAGIIAQEVAGDVRMTDTRADEAERGITIKSTGISLYYEMSDESLKNYKGDRHGNEYLINLIDSPGHVDFSSEVTAALRITDGALVVVDCVEGVCVQTETVLRQALGERIRPVLTVNKMDRCFLELQVDGEEAYQTFQRVIENANVIMATYEDPLLGDVQVYPEKGTVAFSAGLHGWAFTLTNFAKMYASKFGVDESKMMERLWGENFFDPATKKWTSKNSGSPTCKRGFVQFCYEPIKQIINICMNDQKDKLWPMLQKLGVTMKSDEKELMGKALMKRVMQTWLPASTALLEMMIFHLPSPSKAQKYRVENLYEGPLDDTYANAIRNCDPEGPLMLYVSKMIPASDKGRFFAFGRVFSGRVSTGLKVRIMGPNYVPGEKKDLYVKSVQRTVIWMGKKQETVEDVPCGNTVAMVGLDQFITKNATLTNEKEVDAHPIRAMKFSVSPVVRVAVQCKVASDLPKLVEGLKRLAKSDPMVVCTMEESGEHIVAGAGELHLEICLKDLQDDFMGGAEIIKSDPVVSFRETVFERSCRTVMSKSPNKHNRLYMEARPLEDGLAEAIDDGRIGPRDDPKVRSKILSEEYGWDKELAKKIWCFGPETTGPNMVVDMCKGVQYLNEIKDSVVAGFQWASKEGPLADENMRGICFEVCDVVLHTDAIHRGGGQVIPTARRVIYASQLTAKPRLLEPVYLVEIQAPEQALGGIYSVLNQKRGHVFEEMQRPGTPLYNIKAYLPVVESFGFSSTLRAATSGQAFPQCVFDHWDMVASDPLEAGSQAATLVADIRKRKGLKEQITPLSEFEDRL, from the exons ATG GTGAAGTTCACAGCAGAAGAGCTCCGTAGGATTATGGACTACAAGCATAATATCCGGAACATGTCTGTTATTGCGCATGTTGATCATG GGAAGTCCACTCTCACGGATTCTCTTGTTGCTGCTGCTGGTATCATTGCTCAGGAAGTAGCTGGTGATGTTAGGATGACAGATACCCGTGCAGATGAAGCTGAACGTGGTATAACGATCAAGTCCACTGGCATTTCTCTGTACTATGAAATGTCTGATGAGTCTTTGAAGAACTATAAGGGAGACCGACATGGCAATGAGTATCTCATCAATCTTATTGATTCTCCCGGACACGTCGATTTCTCTTCTGAAGTGACGGCTGCTCTTCGTATCACTGATGGTGCTCTTGTTGTGGTGGACTGTGTCGAAGGCGTGTGTGTCCAAACAGAAACTGTCCTACGACAAGCACTGGGAGAAAGGATTCGGCCTGTCTTGACTGTTAACAAGATGGACAGGTGTTTCTTGGAACTCCAGGTGGATGGGGAGGAGGCATACCAAACATTTCAGAGGGTCATTGAAAATGCAAATGTTATCATGGCCACTTACGAGGATCCCCTTCTTGGAGATGTTCAGGTTTACCCAGAAAAAGGTACCGTTGCTTTCTCCGCTGGGTTGCATGGCTGGGCATTTACTCTGACGAACTTTGCCAAGATGTATGCCTCAAAATTTGGTGTTGACGAGTCCAAGATGATGGAAAGGCTCTGGGGAGAGAACTTTTTCGATCCCGCTACTAAGAAGTGGACTTCCAAAAATTCTGGCTCTCCCACGTGCAAACGTGGTTTTGTTCAGTTTTGTTATGAGCCCATCAAGCAGATTATCAACATTTGCATGAATGATCAGAAGGACAAGTTGTGGCCGATGTTGCAGAAACTCGGTGTCACAATGAAATCTGATGAGAAGGAATTGATGGGGAAAGCACTGATGAAGCGGGTCATGCAAACCTGGCTCCCTGCTAGTACTGCCCTCTTGGAAATGATGATATTCCATCTGCCATCACCCTCCAAGGCTCAAAAGTACCGTGTGGAGAACTTGTACGAGGGGCCTCTAGATGATACATATGCGAATGCTATCAGAAACTGTGATCCCGAGGGACCTCTCATGCTCTATGTGTCCAAGATGATTCCAGCTTCTGACAAGGGTAGGTTCTTTGCTTTTGGTCGTGTATTCTCTGGCAGGGTGTCTACAGGTTTGAAGGTTAGAATCATGGGCCCAAACTATGTTCCTGGGGAGAAAAAGGATTTGTATGTGAAGAGTGTCCAGAGAACTGTTATTTGGATGGGCAAGAAGCAGGAGACTGTGGAAGATGTACCATGTGGGAACACTGTGGCCATGGTCGGTCTCGATCAATTCATTACGAAAAATGCTACTCTGACCAACGAGAAGGAAGTTGATGCCCATCCTATTAGAGCCATGAAATTctctgtctcacctgttgtgcGTGTTGCTGTCCAGTGTAAGGTTGCATCCGACCTGCCTAAACTTGTTGAAGGTTTGAAGCGTTTGGCCAAGTCCGATCCTATGGTTGTCTGTACTATGGAGGAATCTGGGGAGCACATCGTTGCTGGTGCTGGAGAACTTCATCTTGAGATCTGCTTGAAAGACTTGCAGGATGATTTCATGGGTGGAGCTGAAATTATAAAATCAGATCCGGTTGTGTCTTTCCGTGAGACTGTTTTTGAGAGATCTTGCCGTACTGTGATGAGCAAATCACCTAACAAACACAACCGTTTGTACATGGAAGCTAGACCATTGGAAGATGGACTCGCCGAGGCAATTGATGATGGCCGTATCGGTCCAAGGGATGATCCCAAGGTTCGTTCGAAGATCTTGTCGGAAGAGTATGGTTGGGATAAGGAGCTGGCAAAGAAGATTTGGTGCTTTGGTCCTGAAACCACTGGGCCAAATATGGTGGTTGATATGTGTAAAGGAGTTCAGTACTTGAATGAAATCAAGGATTCGGTTGTTGCTGGGTTCCAGTGGGCTTCGAAGGAAGGGCCATTGGCTGATGAAAACATGAGAGGCATTTGCTTTGAGGTCTGCGATGTTGTTCTTCATACCGATGCCATACATAGAGGCGGTGGTCAAGTTATTCCAACGGCAAGGAGGGTTATTTATGCATCACAACTAACTGCCAAGCCTCGTCTTTTGGAACCCGTGTACCTGGTGGAGATCCAAGCTCCGGAGCAAGCTCTAGGTGGAATTTACAGTGTCTTGAATCAGAAACGTGGGCACGTCTTTGAAGAAATGCAGAGACCGGGTACTCCTCTGTACAATATCAAGGCATACCTACCTGTTGTCGAGTCATTTGGTTTCTCAAGTACCTTGAGGGCTGCGACCTCTGGTCAGGCATTCCCCCAGTGTGTATTTGATCATTGGGACATGGTGGCCTCTGATCCTTTAGAGGCGGGATCTCAGGCAGCCACTCTGGTAGCCGACATCCGAAAGAGGAAAGGATTGAAGGAACAGATCACTCCCCTCTCTGAATTTGAGGATAGGCTATAA
- the LOC142528094 gene encoding elongation factor 2-like isoform X2 yields the protein MDYKHNIRNMSVIAHVDHGKSTLTDSLVAAAGIIAQEVAGDVRMTDTRADEAERGITIKSTGISLYYEMSDESLKNYKGDRHGNEYLINLIDSPGHVDFSSEVTAALRITDGALVVVDCVEGVCVQTETVLRQALGERIRPVLTVNKMDRCFLELQVDGEEAYQTFQRVIENANVIMATYEDPLLGDVQVYPEKGTVAFSAGLHGWAFTLTNFAKMYASKFGVDESKMMERLWGENFFDPATKKWTSKNSGSPTCKRGFVQFCYEPIKQIINICMNDQKDKLWPMLQKLGVTMKSDEKELMGKALMKRVMQTWLPASTALLEMMIFHLPSPSKAQKYRVENLYEGPLDDTYANAIRNCDPEGPLMLYVSKMIPASDKGRFFAFGRVFSGRVSTGLKVRIMGPNYVPGEKKDLYVKSVQRTVIWMGKKQETVEDVPCGNTVAMVGLDQFITKNATLTNEKEVDAHPIRAMKFSVSPVVRVAVQCKVASDLPKLVEGLKRLAKSDPMVVCTMEESGEHIVAGAGELHLEICLKDLQDDFMGGAEIIKSDPVVSFRETVFERSCRTVMSKSPNKHNRLYMEARPLEDGLAEAIDDGRIGPRDDPKVRSKILSEEYGWDKELAKKIWCFGPETTGPNMVVDMCKGVQYLNEIKDSVVAGFQWASKEGPLADENMRGICFEVCDVVLHTDAIHRGGGQVIPTARRVIYASQLTAKPRLLEPVYLVEIQAPEQALGGIYSVLNQKRGHVFEEMQRPGTPLYNIKAYLPVVESFGFSSTLRAATSGQAFPQCVFDHWDMVASDPLEAGSQAATLVADIRKRKGLKEQITPLSEFEDRL from the exons ATGGACTACAAGCATAATATCCGGAACATGTCTGTTATTGCGCATGTTGATCATG GGAAGTCCACTCTCACGGATTCTCTTGTTGCTGCTGCTGGTATCATTGCTCAGGAAGTAGCTGGTGATGTTAGGATGACAGATACCCGTGCAGATGAAGCTGAACGTGGTATAACGATCAAGTCCACTGGCATTTCTCTGTACTATGAAATGTCTGATGAGTCTTTGAAGAACTATAAGGGAGACCGACATGGCAATGAGTATCTCATCAATCTTATTGATTCTCCCGGACACGTCGATTTCTCTTCTGAAGTGACGGCTGCTCTTCGTATCACTGATGGTGCTCTTGTTGTGGTGGACTGTGTCGAAGGCGTGTGTGTCCAAACAGAAACTGTCCTACGACAAGCACTGGGAGAAAGGATTCGGCCTGTCTTGACTGTTAACAAGATGGACAGGTGTTTCTTGGAACTCCAGGTGGATGGGGAGGAGGCATACCAAACATTTCAGAGGGTCATTGAAAATGCAAATGTTATCATGGCCACTTACGAGGATCCCCTTCTTGGAGATGTTCAGGTTTACCCAGAAAAAGGTACCGTTGCTTTCTCCGCTGGGTTGCATGGCTGGGCATTTACTCTGACGAACTTTGCCAAGATGTATGCCTCAAAATTTGGTGTTGACGAGTCCAAGATGATGGAAAGGCTCTGGGGAGAGAACTTTTTCGATCCCGCTACTAAGAAGTGGACTTCCAAAAATTCTGGCTCTCCCACGTGCAAACGTGGTTTTGTTCAGTTTTGTTATGAGCCCATCAAGCAGATTATCAACATTTGCATGAATGATCAGAAGGACAAGTTGTGGCCGATGTTGCAGAAACTCGGTGTCACAATGAAATCTGATGAGAAGGAATTGATGGGGAAAGCACTGATGAAGCGGGTCATGCAAACCTGGCTCCCTGCTAGTACTGCCCTCTTGGAAATGATGATATTCCATCTGCCATCACCCTCCAAGGCTCAAAAGTACCGTGTGGAGAACTTGTACGAGGGGCCTCTAGATGATACATATGCGAATGCTATCAGAAACTGTGATCCCGAGGGACCTCTCATGCTCTATGTGTCCAAGATGATTCCAGCTTCTGACAAGGGTAGGTTCTTTGCTTTTGGTCGTGTATTCTCTGGCAGGGTGTCTACAGGTTTGAAGGTTAGAATCATGGGCCCAAACTATGTTCCTGGGGAGAAAAAGGATTTGTATGTGAAGAGTGTCCAGAGAACTGTTATTTGGATGGGCAAGAAGCAGGAGACTGTGGAAGATGTACCATGTGGGAACACTGTGGCCATGGTCGGTCTCGATCAATTCATTACGAAAAATGCTACTCTGACCAACGAGAAGGAAGTTGATGCCCATCCTATTAGAGCCATGAAATTctctgtctcacctgttgtgcGTGTTGCTGTCCAGTGTAAGGTTGCATCCGACCTGCCTAAACTTGTTGAAGGTTTGAAGCGTTTGGCCAAGTCCGATCCTATGGTTGTCTGTACTATGGAGGAATCTGGGGAGCACATCGTTGCTGGTGCTGGAGAACTTCATCTTGAGATCTGCTTGAAAGACTTGCAGGATGATTTCATGGGTGGAGCTGAAATTATAAAATCAGATCCGGTTGTGTCTTTCCGTGAGACTGTTTTTGAGAGATCTTGCCGTACTGTGATGAGCAAATCACCTAACAAACACAACCGTTTGTACATGGAAGCTAGACCATTGGAAGATGGACTCGCCGAGGCAATTGATGATGGCCGTATCGGTCCAAGGGATGATCCCAAGGTTCGTTCGAAGATCTTGTCGGAAGAGTATGGTTGGGATAAGGAGCTGGCAAAGAAGATTTGGTGCTTTGGTCCTGAAACCACTGGGCCAAATATGGTGGTTGATATGTGTAAAGGAGTTCAGTACTTGAATGAAATCAAGGATTCGGTTGTTGCTGGGTTCCAGTGGGCTTCGAAGGAAGGGCCATTGGCTGATGAAAACATGAGAGGCATTTGCTTTGAGGTCTGCGATGTTGTTCTTCATACCGATGCCATACATAGAGGCGGTGGTCAAGTTATTCCAACGGCAAGGAGGGTTATTTATGCATCACAACTAACTGCCAAGCCTCGTCTTTTGGAACCCGTGTACCTGGTGGAGATCCAAGCTCCGGAGCAAGCTCTAGGTGGAATTTACAGTGTCTTGAATCAGAAACGTGGGCACGTCTTTGAAGAAATGCAGAGACCGGGTACTCCTCTGTACAATATCAAGGCATACCTACCTGTTGTCGAGTCATTTGGTTTCTCAAGTACCTTGAGGGCTGCGACCTCTGGTCAGGCATTCCCCCAGTGTGTATTTGATCATTGGGACATGGTGGCCTCTGATCCTTTAGAGGCGGGATCTCAGGCAGCCACTCTGGTAGCCGACATCCGAAAGAGGAAAGGATTGAAGGAACAGATCACTCCCCTCTCTGAATTTGAGGATAGGCTATAA
- the LOC142528096 gene encoding uncharacterized protein LOC142528096 isoform X4 produces the protein MKNQYWIICLVVLVFLVRRYEASAGDSDPLYRACVGQCEKTGCIGERCFSHCKFSSDGHSLDGPWYMQEPLYIRWKQWDCQSDCRYHCMIDRETERAELGQGPVKYHGKWPFQRLFGFQEPVSVAFSALNLAMHFHGWLSFFILLYYKLPLKPDKKPLYDYMGLWNIYGILSMNSWFWSAVFHSRDVELTEKLDYSSAVALLGYSLIVALIRSFDVRDEAGRVMVAAPLIAFTTTHILYLNNYKMDYGWNMKVCVVLAVAQLLTWAIWAGITRHPSRWKLWIVVVGGGLAMLLEIYDFPPYQGLMDAHALWHATTIPLTYIWWSFIKDDAELRTSILLKKVR, from the exons ATGAAAAATCAATACTGGATCATTTGCCTTGTGGTGTTAGTCTTCCTTGTTAGAAGATATGAAGCCAGCGCTGGTGATTCTGACCCACTCTATCG GGCGTGTGTAGGACAATGTGAAAAGACTGGTTGTATTGGAGAAAGATGCTTCTCACATTGTAAATTCTCCTCAGATGGTCATTCCCTTGATGGCCCCTGGTACATGCAAGAGCCTCTCTACATAAGATGGAAGCAATGGGATTGCCAGAGTGATTGCCGTTACCACTGTATGATTGATAGAGAAAcagaaagagcagaacttggccAAGGGCCTGTTAAATATCATGGGAAATGGCCTTTTCAGCGTCTATTTGGCTTTCAG GAGCCTGTTTCTGTAGCATTTTCAGCCCTCAACCTTGCAATGCATTTCCATGGGTGGCTTTCCTTCTTCATCCTTCTTTATTATAAGTTGCCCTTGAAACCAGATAAAAAGCCATTGTATGATTATATGGGGCTCTGGAATATCTATGGGATCTTGTCCATGAACTCATGGTTCTGGAGTGCAGTCTTCCATAGTCG AGATGTGGAATTGACAGAAAAGTTAGATTATTCATCTGCAGTGGCCCTACTTGGGTACTCGCTTATCGTAGCATTAATTAGAAGTTTCGACGTAAGAGATGAGGCTGGAAGAGTCATGGTTGCCGCTCCACTTATCGCATTTACAACTACCCACATTCTGTACCTCAACAACTATAAGATGGACTATG GATGGAACATGAAGGTATGTGTCGTCTTGGCTGTTGCACAGCTTCTCACTTGGGCGATCTGGGCTGGCATTACACGTCATCCTTCTCGTTGGAAGTTGTGGATTGTGGTCGTGGGAGGTGGCTTGGCGATGCTTCTAGAGATCTATGATTTCCCACCTTATCAAGGATTAATGGATGCCCATGCTCTTTGGCATGCCACGACTATCCCTCTCACATATATCTGGTGGAGTTTTATCAAGGATGATGCTGAATTGAGAACATCCATCCTCCTGAAGAAGGTGAGATAG
- the LOC142528096 gene encoding uncharacterized protein LOC142528096 isoform X3 — MSLFGLSLQPLARCSLSLMKNQYWIICLVVLVFLVRRYEASAGDSDPLYRACVGQCEKTGCIGERCFSHCKFSSDGHSLDGPWYMQEPLYIRWKQWDCQSDCRYHCMIDRETERAELGQGPVKYHGKWPFQRLFGFQEPVSVAFSALNLAMHFHGWLSFFILLYYKLPLKPDKKPLYDYMGLWNIYGILSMNSWFWSAVFHSRDVELTEKLDYSSAVALLGYSLIVALIRSFDVRDEAGRVMVAAPLIAFTTTHILYLNNYKMDYGWNMKVCVVLAVAQLLTWAIWAGITRHPSRWKLWIVVVGGGLAMLLEIYDFPPYQGLMDAHALWHATTIPLTYIWWSFIKDDAELRTSILLKKVR, encoded by the exons ATGTCTCTTTTTGGCCTCAGCTTGCAACCTTTAGCTCGCTGCTCTCTTTCGTTG ATGAAAAATCAATACTGGATCATTTGCCTTGTGGTGTTAGTCTTCCTTGTTAGAAGATATGAAGCCAGCGCTGGTGATTCTGACCCACTCTATCG GGCGTGTGTAGGACAATGTGAAAAGACTGGTTGTATTGGAGAAAGATGCTTCTCACATTGTAAATTCTCCTCAGATGGTCATTCCCTTGATGGCCCCTGGTACATGCAAGAGCCTCTCTACATAAGATGGAAGCAATGGGATTGCCAGAGTGATTGCCGTTACCACTGTATGATTGATAGAGAAAcagaaagagcagaacttggccAAGGGCCTGTTAAATATCATGGGAAATGGCCTTTTCAGCGTCTATTTGGCTTTCAG GAGCCTGTTTCTGTAGCATTTTCAGCCCTCAACCTTGCAATGCATTTCCATGGGTGGCTTTCCTTCTTCATCCTTCTTTATTATAAGTTGCCCTTGAAACCAGATAAAAAGCCATTGTATGATTATATGGGGCTCTGGAATATCTATGGGATCTTGTCCATGAACTCATGGTTCTGGAGTGCAGTCTTCCATAGTCG AGATGTGGAATTGACAGAAAAGTTAGATTATTCATCTGCAGTGGCCCTACTTGGGTACTCGCTTATCGTAGCATTAATTAGAAGTTTCGACGTAAGAGATGAGGCTGGAAGAGTCATGGTTGCCGCTCCACTTATCGCATTTACAACTACCCACATTCTGTACCTCAACAACTATAAGATGGACTATG GATGGAACATGAAGGTATGTGTCGTCTTGGCTGTTGCACAGCTTCTCACTTGGGCGATCTGGGCTGGCATTACACGTCATCCTTCTCGTTGGAAGTTGTGGATTGTGGTCGTGGGAGGTGGCTTGGCGATGCTTCTAGAGATCTATGATTTCCCACCTTATCAAGGATTAATGGATGCCCATGCTCTTTGGCATGCCACGACTATCCCTCTCACATATATCTGGTGGAGTTTTATCAAGGATGATGCTGAATTGAGAACATCCATCCTCCTGAAGAAGGTGAGATAG
- the LOC142528096 gene encoding uncharacterized protein LOC142528096 isoform X2, whose protein sequence is MFFQDLTSPICFVLKYHPNKMKNQYWIICLVVLVFLVRRYEASAGDSDPLYRACVGQCEKTGCIGERCFSHCKFSSDGHSLDGPWYMQEPLYIRWKQWDCQSDCRYHCMIDRETERAELGQGPVKYHGKWPFQRLFGFQEPVSVAFSALNLAMHFHGWLSFFILLYYKLPLKPDKKPLYDYMGLWNIYGILSMNSWFWSAVFHSRDVELTEKLDYSSAVALLGYSLIVALIRSFDVRDEAGRVMVAAPLIAFTTTHILYLNNYKMDYGWNMKVCVVLAVAQLLTWAIWAGITRHPSRWKLWIVVVGGGLAMLLEIYDFPPYQGLMDAHALWHATTIPLTYIWWSFIKDDAELRTSILLKKVR, encoded by the exons ATGTTT TTTCAGGATCTGACATCTCCAATTTGTTTTGTTCTGAAGTATCATCCGAACAAG ATGAAAAATCAATACTGGATCATTTGCCTTGTGGTGTTAGTCTTCCTTGTTAGAAGATATGAAGCCAGCGCTGGTGATTCTGACCCACTCTATCG GGCGTGTGTAGGACAATGTGAAAAGACTGGTTGTATTGGAGAAAGATGCTTCTCACATTGTAAATTCTCCTCAGATGGTCATTCCCTTGATGGCCCCTGGTACATGCAAGAGCCTCTCTACATAAGATGGAAGCAATGGGATTGCCAGAGTGATTGCCGTTACCACTGTATGATTGATAGAGAAAcagaaagagcagaacttggccAAGGGCCTGTTAAATATCATGGGAAATGGCCTTTTCAGCGTCTATTTGGCTTTCAG GAGCCTGTTTCTGTAGCATTTTCAGCCCTCAACCTTGCAATGCATTTCCATGGGTGGCTTTCCTTCTTCATCCTTCTTTATTATAAGTTGCCCTTGAAACCAGATAAAAAGCCATTGTATGATTATATGGGGCTCTGGAATATCTATGGGATCTTGTCCATGAACTCATGGTTCTGGAGTGCAGTCTTCCATAGTCG AGATGTGGAATTGACAGAAAAGTTAGATTATTCATCTGCAGTGGCCCTACTTGGGTACTCGCTTATCGTAGCATTAATTAGAAGTTTCGACGTAAGAGATGAGGCTGGAAGAGTCATGGTTGCCGCTCCACTTATCGCATTTACAACTACCCACATTCTGTACCTCAACAACTATAAGATGGACTATG GATGGAACATGAAGGTATGTGTCGTCTTGGCTGTTGCACAGCTTCTCACTTGGGCGATCTGGGCTGGCATTACACGTCATCCTTCTCGTTGGAAGTTGTGGATTGTGGTCGTGGGAGGTGGCTTGGCGATGCTTCTAGAGATCTATGATTTCCCACCTTATCAAGGATTAATGGATGCCCATGCTCTTTGGCATGCCACGACTATCCCTCTCACATATATCTGGTGGAGTTTTATCAAGGATGATGCTGAATTGAGAACATCCATCCTCCTGAAGAAGGTGAGATAG
- the LOC142528096 gene encoding uncharacterized protein LOC142528096 isoform X1, whose translation MSLFGLSLQPLARCSLSLFQDLTSPICFVLKYHPNKMKNQYWIICLVVLVFLVRRYEASAGDSDPLYRACVGQCEKTGCIGERCFSHCKFSSDGHSLDGPWYMQEPLYIRWKQWDCQSDCRYHCMIDRETERAELGQGPVKYHGKWPFQRLFGFQEPVSVAFSALNLAMHFHGWLSFFILLYYKLPLKPDKKPLYDYMGLWNIYGILSMNSWFWSAVFHSRDVELTEKLDYSSAVALLGYSLIVALIRSFDVRDEAGRVMVAAPLIAFTTTHILYLNNYKMDYGWNMKVCVVLAVAQLLTWAIWAGITRHPSRWKLWIVVVGGGLAMLLEIYDFPPYQGLMDAHALWHATTIPLTYIWWSFIKDDAELRTSILLKKVR comes from the exons ATGTCTCTTTTTGGCCTCAGCTTGCAACCTTTAGCTCGCTGCTCTCTTTCGTTG TTTCAGGATCTGACATCTCCAATTTGTTTTGTTCTGAAGTATCATCCGAACAAG ATGAAAAATCAATACTGGATCATTTGCCTTGTGGTGTTAGTCTTCCTTGTTAGAAGATATGAAGCCAGCGCTGGTGATTCTGACCCACTCTATCG GGCGTGTGTAGGACAATGTGAAAAGACTGGTTGTATTGGAGAAAGATGCTTCTCACATTGTAAATTCTCCTCAGATGGTCATTCCCTTGATGGCCCCTGGTACATGCAAGAGCCTCTCTACATAAGATGGAAGCAATGGGATTGCCAGAGTGATTGCCGTTACCACTGTATGATTGATAGAGAAAcagaaagagcagaacttggccAAGGGCCTGTTAAATATCATGGGAAATGGCCTTTTCAGCGTCTATTTGGCTTTCAG GAGCCTGTTTCTGTAGCATTTTCAGCCCTCAACCTTGCAATGCATTTCCATGGGTGGCTTTCCTTCTTCATCCTTCTTTATTATAAGTTGCCCTTGAAACCAGATAAAAAGCCATTGTATGATTATATGGGGCTCTGGAATATCTATGGGATCTTGTCCATGAACTCATGGTTCTGGAGTGCAGTCTTCCATAGTCG AGATGTGGAATTGACAGAAAAGTTAGATTATTCATCTGCAGTGGCCCTACTTGGGTACTCGCTTATCGTAGCATTAATTAGAAGTTTCGACGTAAGAGATGAGGCTGGAAGAGTCATGGTTGCCGCTCCACTTATCGCATTTACAACTACCCACATTCTGTACCTCAACAACTATAAGATGGACTATG GATGGAACATGAAGGTATGTGTCGTCTTGGCTGTTGCACAGCTTCTCACTTGGGCGATCTGGGCTGGCATTACACGTCATCCTTCTCGTTGGAAGTTGTGGATTGTGGTCGTGGGAGGTGGCTTGGCGATGCTTCTAGAGATCTATGATTTCCCACCTTATCAAGGATTAATGGATGCCCATGCTCTTTGGCATGCCACGACTATCCCTCTCACATATATCTGGTGGAGTTTTATCAAGGATGATGCTGAATTGAGAACATCCATCCTCCTGAAGAAGGTGAGATAG
- the LOC142527791 gene encoding porphobilinogen deaminase, chloroplastic-like has product METAVATVNEAHFCKKLRNPATFASVSVLGSSLPHFKSPALTQRCRIFVTKASVAVEEKIRTKAAVIRIGTRGSPLALAQAYETQDKLIKSHPELAEDGAIQIVIIKTTGDKILSQPLADIGGKGLFTKEIDEALLNSEIDIAVHSMKDVPTYLPEKTVIPCNLPREDVRDAFICLTAASLAELPVGSIVGTASLRRKSQLLNRYPSLKVQENFRGNVQTRLKKLNEGVVQATLLALAGLKRLNMTENVTCVLSIEDMLPAVAQGAIGIACRSDDEKMATYLASLNHEDTRLAISCERAFLEKLEGSCRTPIAGYANRDEDGNCIFKALVASPDGTRVLETSRKGPYSFGDMINMGVDAGEELLSRAGHGFFDH; this is encoded by the exons ATGGAGACCGCAGTAGCCACTGTAAATGAAGCTCATTTTTGTAAGAAATTAAGGAATCCCGCTACCTTTGCCTCGGTTTCAGTTCTTGGATCATCTTTGCCTCACTTTAAATCTCCAGCATTGACCCAACGATGCAGAATTTTTGTCACCAAAGCTTCGGTTGCAGTCGAAGAGAAGATTCGAACAAAGGCTGCTGTCATCAGAATTGGTACCAGGGGAAG C CCACTTGCCCTTGCTCAAGCTTATGAAACACAGGATAAACTGATAAAGTCACATCCCGAGTTAGCTGAGGACGGAGCGATTCAGATTGTGATTATTAAAACAACAGGTGACAAAATTTTAAGTCAGCCACTAGCAGATATAGGCGGAAAGGGCTTATTCACTAAAGAGATAGACGAGGCACTTCTTAATAGTGAAATCGATATTGCGGTACACTCGATGAAAGATGTTCCAACTTATCTTCCGGAGAAAACAGTAATACCTTGCAATCTTCCCCGGGAGGATGTCCGTGATGCTTTTATTTGCTTGACTGCAGCTTCTCTGGCCGAGCTTCCTGTGGGTAGCATTGTGGGAACTGCTTCTTTGAGAAGGAAGTCACAACTTCTCAACAGATATCCATCGCTAAAG GTACAGGAGAATTTCCGAGGCAATGTACAGACAAGGTTGAAGAAACTGAACGAGGGAGTAGTCCAAGCAACATTGCTGGCGTTAGCAGGGCTGAAACGTCTAAACATGACTGAAAATGTTACTTGTGTGCTGTCTATTGAAGATATGCTTCCTGCTGTAGCTCAAGGAGCTATTGGAATTGCGTGCAGAAGTGATGATGAAAAAATG GCTACATACTTGGCGTCCTTGAACCACGAGGATACAAGGTTAGCAATTTCCTGCGAGAGGGCTTTCCTAGAGAAATTAGAGGGATCTTGTCGAACTCCAATTGCTGGATATGCCAATAGAGATGAAGATGGAAACTGCATTTTTAAAGCATTGGTCGCATCTCCTGATGGAACTAGAG TTCTTGAAACGTCTCGAAAAGGCCCATATTCTTTTGGTGATATGATAAACATGGGTGTAGACGCCGGTGAGGAACTTCTCTCACGAGCTGGTCATGGTTTCTTTGACCATTAG